The genome window TTCAGCtgattttgtaatttttatgaaatgttCTGGCactttctgaaactttctgaATGTTCATAACttattatagaattttctttaaaaaattttttaaaattatttttaggcACGCCCatttgtgggcggagcttaataAGCCACACCCAATTGTTCTCTTCTagactttaaaatgtttagcacgaaattcaaaaatcaagttccttgaaatattttggagcACATAAGAGGCGTGGTTTaacaagctccgcccactaaAGAGGCGGGACGGGATTGGCTCCGCCCACTAAATGGGCGGGCGGGGTGAGCTCCGCCCACTGAGTGGGCGGGGGTTATAAGATAACGTCAAAATTTGTTCGCAGTTTTGATtcccaacaaaatttttgaccaaGAAAGGGGCAGGGCTTGATAAGCTCCTCCCACAAAATGATCatagccgaaaattttggcgcttcattcaaattttcgaaatattttttttttcagacagcAATTCTTGTGATCAGCTATACAGTTCACAATGATCACCTCTGGAACTCTCCAGAatccttcaattttcaatatgttCTCGAAAATCCAAAGTTGGATGTCTatttcagtgagtttttgacCTGATTGGTCGAAAAGTGGGCGTGGCCGGGCGCTGATTGGTCGAATAATTTACAAgtgattttcagaacaatgtGAATGCGAAGATGAATCTGATAAATCTCGGCGTGAAGATGGAGTCAATAAAGGTCACCAATCATGGATTTATCGGCTGTACTCTCCGATTAAAGgatttaaaacatttacaaattttgataaattggaGAAATATATTAATGGGAGGCTGTGAAAATCGGgaatttatgaataaaatgTTGATCACTTCTAGACGCCGCCGTAcctttttgagaagttttcgagaattttcattataaaacaaatgtaaaaaatttgataaatgcatttgaaatattaaataatatGTGGGTATTCATTCTCCGTTCAAAATACTATCGATTTTCTTCTGTAGATCATCCATAGCTGTTAAATCAACGCAACCTGAATGCGTACTGTTGTAGATGCGATAACTCCAAACTGGTTCAGGGTAATATTTCATTCCGCGATGTCTCCTTAAATCTTTTGGCAGAGGTTCTCGATTATCCATTGGttctgcaaaataattttaagtaATTTGTTACAAATACGCTAAATAAATTAATCAGACATGTTTCAACAAATTGcgatgaaaaaacatttttaggtcaatttttttccaaaaattttttaatctaatttttataaaattttaaaaaataagtcaATTGTGTCATTTTCtatattaaaatcaaaaataaaaattacggTTGTCACtgtgaatttctaaaaattgaagtaaactttgcgtttttcagttgaaaacagtAGTTTTATTTATGCAAACTGTTATATCTCTAAGAAAACATATggcactttttaaaaaaaattaccaaaaatatctctgtaaatttaactttcagaaaatatatttgacatttttgtagCTAATCAGGTTCTAAAGTTATGCTAGTTTTCGCCAAAGAGACACATTTACAGGCCGGTGTAGTATCctcaaaacttacaattttcggaattttaatgatttttttaaaattttccgaaaacgaaaaaaatccaaaaaactcaCGAAAATAGATTTCTACCACTGAACTGTTTTTCTTAACAAACTCATCGAATCGAAATCCTTCTGGGATGTATATGATATCGTTATTATGGGTTATGTAGTTAATCACAACTACTGGCTGAAAATGATATCAAAATGATATTAAAATAgcatatatttatatatatatatatatatatatatatatatatatatatatatatatatatatatatatatatatatatatataactgaaactgaaatatatacatatatatatatacatatggGAAAATAAATAACACCTACCTTCTTGGTGCTGGCGATGATTTGCAGCAATTCATGAGACGAGCGATAAGTTCGGATTTGATTATTTATAGGTTCACACAAGTCTACCAACTGCTCCAACAAGTAGAATTCGGcttcttttttcagttcttgTAGTTCTTTTTCAGAGTCTGGAAGTACTGTAACACCGGATCTCATGTAGTTTAGCACAGTTTCAAAGTACTTTGGAGAGCGATCAATGAAATAACAATCGGAAGTGTCCTTTTTAacctgaatttgaaaaatttgacttttttgttaTATCTGGAGAACGGGCCACAAATGATTTCACTAAGAATATATAGGCTTACAAACCGGCCTGGACTGGACTTAGACTTGATTTTTGGACATGATTTCCTAGTTggcgaaaaaagaaacaaactaACCGGAATATTCGTCTCGactaatgttttgaaaaatccatcCTGCTTGGTCAGTGTCGATTTCCACGTCTCGAATACAGATCCGCCGACATTCAACTTGACAATTGTCTCAGAAGAGCACATATTGAGTAGTCACAAAGAATGAATACCTTGTGTTACAGAAGATTCCTTCTGTTgctttttatcgatttttttgacgaCCTGCTCATCGCATTCCTCTGAGCACCTCGGGAAAGGTGACCTCAGTTTTCCcaaaattgtgtgaaaaattatttaattatttattccGTTACAAGGAAATATGTAGATATAGCTCACAATCAacgaaatattaaaaaaaaacctatgaattttaaaccacatactaaaaactaaaaatcgtCTCCTCATATATCCATCTTCGAGATTTCCTCTCCCAACTACACACTCCTCTCCTCAGCACCATATTGTCGGGCACCATCTCGCTAAACGCAACCTCTTCAGAGTAATAGGCCAAGCAAGCCACGTAGATCAAGGGAATCGATAAGATATTGATGATCGGAAGGATAAATCGGGTTACATCGCGAATCTCATAGGCTTCCTCCTGATCTGCCCAGGGGACCAGGCTGATGAAGCAACGGCCTATGTAATAGGCCTCGGTTAAGGCcatgaaaataattatgaatAGCTTCTGAGCAGTTGTTGCCTTGGCTCTTTTCAGTAGAGTGTAGTGCGTGGGCGTGAATGGCTCATTGAATTGATCCAACATTATTATATGTAGGTAATACTCGATAGCAACGATTACGACGCAGACgagtaactgaaaattttgaaattgacgtAATTTAAGTATCCGATAAGctacagaaattttgaatacacTTTCTGAAAGTGAAACATTTGGGCATacttttggtaatttttcaaaaaaaaattgcaaatttggcTCTGAGATATTATAGTTTGAATTTGTAAAACTatagttttcaactgaaaatattataattttattcaaaattttcaaaattctcagtTGATGAATAACtcatttcacaaaattccataaaatcacgtggtgtcagaatgtcccatttcGTTATGATCTACCagaaatgcgggaatttagacgcagatTTTTCAAGTggtttcgcatggttaagaacgtgctgacgtcacactttttggggaaaattttcccgcatttttgtagaccAAACAGCACCACGAGAAAAttagaacacattttttttaagaacattgtcagaaatttgtttttagtcAAAACATTCTGAATTATTTAGATTAACTACAATAACGTGctagattatttgaaaacccAGAAAAAGATCAAATAAATTCAATACTAAAATTTGGctgaccgcgacgcgaccgcaccgcaccactaaaaatttcaaaagttaccGAAAATAATCAACATGAGAttcaagtttcagaaaaataacggacaactcaaaaatcaagtttttagaGTTTGAATCTCAATGCTAACGTTAATTGAAAAGTctgaccgcgacgcgaccgcgccgcatcactaaattatttcaaagttctttgaaaataGTCGTTACgggtttcaaatttcagaaaaattgacggaaaactcaaaaatcgagtttttaaagtttgaatctCAATGCTAAAGTTAGTTGTAAAATCCGACCGCAACGCAACCGCAACGCAACCGCAACGCAACCGCAACGCAACCGCACCTtaacgcgaccgcaacgcgtcCGCACCGCaccattcaaaaatgtgctcaaacCGTGccagattatttttaaaaagcagaAAGTGTAAAATCTTGATTAAATTGAAGTTTTATCGAAAACTATATGCACAacttgtctgaaatttcaccGGAATAGGTTTTCGACTATGCTCtttccgaaaataaattttaaattttccttgAATTTTCCTCGGCTTCAGATTATAAGGTTACCGGTAAACAACAACTCACATTTGCCCATTCGCTGTACATTCTGATGGGAACATATACGGAGATTAGAAATGTCTTGAAAATCACCGCAGTCGCCATTTTATACtggtttgttgtttttttttaaacgaccgaatatcataatctcactgagaatttaaaagtattgaagtaaattttgcgtttttcagttgaaaacagtAGTTTTGCATATTCAAACTGTTCCAACTCAacgaaaaagtattttttttttcttatgaaaaaacttaaaacatgATCTTAAGttttactttcagaaaatttattcaaagtttGCGTAGCTGATTAGTTTCTGAAGTTACGTAagttttttcaccaaattcaaatgaaaacaaGTGTTCATTTTGTGAAACGTTAGGTTCACagtgatttcaaatttttatccgATTATTCTCACAACTTGATTCATCAcaaacattcatttttctcgaattttaatcaatattttgcGGCAGTCGAAAAGCGCTTTAAATTATTGTATGTAACTGATAGGAAGAATTGATGATAAGAAATTACTCTTTCCATTCATTGCAGTGTCTTAAACATAGGTTTGCAGGTGAACGAGTTTCATCTGCTcatgctcatttttttttcaatacttttgaaaatattttttactaaatattttacaataaaaatactCTTCACATTTTAAATGAATGATGCAGTTactaattaaaattaaatgtagGAATATAAATCACAAATACCCTTTACTGTAATACTAAAATTAGTATGCCGGTTCTgtaacaaaaaactttaatgCAAAACTAAAAGGGTCAGGCTCTCTATCAATAAACAGAAAACTCTTTACAACTTTGagtattatagaaaaaattgaaatgtttgaacCTTCAGCCACATATTTCATTTGTACAACTGATAAGAATTCCTCCTTACGCGTATTTGCagattattttctttaaatggCAGAGAATGGGCGGTGATGACGGAAtttaaatgtgaataaatttttttaatgatttttttatcaattttgaaatcaaattaaaaattaaaataatttgataatttttttttgtgaatacccgcgcaaatgagtgattagattttcctgatttttcagacattttatTTCCTTTGAAACAATAATAATTCAGGTGAAATTAtctatttttatgaatttctttCAAGTTATCAAGTTTTCTTCGCGGAAAAATAATATcgaagataatttttttaagcaatgcatttagccagaaaacaaaacaaagtaCGTTACCCATTTGCAtgggaaatcaaaaataattatcttattttttaaatgttttcaaagtttcaaacaatcattaaaaatttagaaacattttttaatttttactgttacattcggaatttttcgtgtttaaaggtggagtagcgccagtggggaaattgttgaaaccactcctttggtcccaaaatgaccaaatatcttgataaaacttttcaaaaaatttttgaaaattttttatttactgtcaaaaagtggcaactcataattttggaagtcgaccaaaaaaaaaaagttttttctacattttttatgttttaattttgtttaaattatttgtattaaaacattgtaggggtcgaaacatgcgacataGCTTTAGATATCCTAAAAAAcccgtatttttcaaaattttggcaatttgccaaaactttgaccggaaattatgaaaaatctaaaattttttggagtgttttattatgatattcggttgttttggatcattataagtacatttagacaaaatc of Caenorhabditis elegans chromosome II contains these proteins:
- the C40A11.7 gene encoding BTB domain-containing protein (Confirmed by transcript evidence); its protein translation is MCSSETIVKLNVGGSVFETWKSTLTKQDGFFKTLVETNIPVKKDTSDCYFIDRSPKYFETVLNYMRSGVTVLPDSEKELQELKKEAEFYLLEQLVDLCEPINNQIRTYRSSHELLQIIASTKKPVVVINYITHNNDIIYIPEGFRFDEFVKKNSSVVEIYFQPMDNREPLPKDLRRHRGMKYYPEPVWSYRIYNSTHSGCVDLTAMDDLQKKIDSILNGE
- the C40A11.8 gene encoding G protein-coupled receptor (Confirmed by transcript evidence); this encodes MLDQFNEPFTPTHYTLLKRAKATTAQKLFIIIFMALTEAYYIGRCFISLVPWADQEEAYEIRDVTRFILPIINILSIPLIYVACLAYYSEEVAFSEMVPDNMVLRRGVCSWERKSRRWIYEETIFSF